A genomic segment from Triplophysa dalaica isolate WHDGS20190420 chromosome 22, ASM1584641v1, whole genome shotgun sequence encodes:
- the nr2f1b gene encoding nuclear receptor subfamily 2 group F member 1-B → MAMVVSAWRDPQEESVPEGSLDDPTGPRRDPHNNNNNRLSAASPNTAESSADDKGQTSSQSQQQHIECVVCGDKSSGKHYGQFTCEGCKSFFKRSVRRNLTYTCRANRTCPVDQHHRNQCQYCRLKKCLKVGMRREAVQRGRMAPNQPNPGHYMLTNGDPLNGQCYLSGYISLLLRAESYPASRYGNQCMQAGNIMSIENICELAARLLFSAVEWAKNIPFFPDLQITDQVSLLRLTWSELFVLNAAQCSMPIHVAPLLAAAGLHASPMSADRVVAFMDHIRFFQEQVEKLKALQVDSAEYSCAKAIVLFTSDACGLSDVPHIEGLQEKSQCALEEYVRSQYPNQPMRFGKLLLRLPALRMVSSSVIEQLFFVRLVGKTPIETLIRDMLLSGSSFNWPYMSIQ, encoded by the exons ATGGCTATGGTGGTGAGTGCGTGGAGGGACCCGCAGGAGGAATCGGTACCAGAAGGGTCTCTGGATGATCCGACCGGACCGCGGAGAGAcccccacaacaacaacaacaaccggCTGAGCGCAGCCTCTCCAAACACTGCAGAGTCATCCGCGGACGATAAAGGACAGACATCGTCTCAGAGTCAGCAGCAGCACATCGAATGTGTGGTGTGCGGGGATAAATCCAGCGGAAAACATTACGGCCAGTTCACGTGCGAGGGCTGCAAAAGTTTCTTCAAGCGAAGCGTTCGGCGGAACTTAACGTACACGTGCCGCGCCAACAGAACCTGCCCGGTGGATCAGCACCACAGGAACCAGTGCCAGTACTGCCGACTGAAGAAATGCCTGAAAGTGGGAATGAGACGAGAAG CGGTTCAGCGTGGACGAATGGCCCCGAACCAGCCGAACCCGGGCCATTACATGCTGACCAACGGAGACCCGCTGAACGGCCAATGTTACCTGTCCGGATACATCTCTCTCCTGCTCCGGGCCGAGTCGTATCCCGCCTCCCGATACGGGAACCAGTGCATGCAGGCGGGTAACATCATGAGCATCGAGAACATCTGCGAGCTGGCGGCCCGTCTGCTCTTCAGCGCGGTGGAATGGGCCAAGAACATTCCTTTCTTTCCCGATCTCCAGATAACGGATCAAGTGTCTCTGCTCAGACTCACCTGGAGCGAGCTTTTCGTCCTGAACGCGGCCCAGTGCTCCATGCCCATCCACGTGGCCCCTCTCCTCGCCGCCGCCGGACTCCACGCGTCGCCGATGTCCGCCGACCGGGTCGTGGCTTTTATGGATCATATCCGTTTCTTCCAGGAACAGGTGGAGAAACTCAAGGCCCTACAGGTGGATTCTGCCGAATACAGCTGCGCCAAAGCAATAGTGCTGTTCACATCAG ACGCATGCGGTCTCTCAGACGTGCCGCACATTGAAGGCCTGCAGGAGAAATCTCAGTGCGCACTGGAGGAGTATGTGAGGAGTCAGTACCCGAATCAACCCATGCGCTTCGGCAAGCTTCTGTTGAGACTCCCTGCGCTTCGGATGGTCTCCTCCTCCGTCATTGAACAGCTTTTCTTCGTTCGTCTGGTGGGTAAAACGCCGATTGAAACTCTTATTAGGGACATGCTGTTATCTGGGAGCAGTTTCAACTGGCCCTACATGTCCATTCAGTGA